gggattagtcgggtctcaaaagagactcggacacccggcgctaatcaaaaaaaaaaaaaaaaagcctttgAAAAATATAGATTTGTTTTCGTCCTAATAATTACGTATCTTTAAGGATATTGAagttttgcgatttttttttttgggatgctGAAGTTTTATGAGTACCCTTTTGATTTTTTGGATTTTAGGTTGTGTTTTTGTGCTGTGGGGGTTGAAAATTGTCTGCGCTTGTGTTTCGAAAAGATTTAATGATCAAAAACACAATTGAACTATgttttttcgcgagtttcatacctcaactatcagttgttcccttttcctacctgaactatcaccatctatagctgatagttgaggtgtgtttttaatACATAATAGAtgatgatagttcaggtaggaaaagggaggtaggaaaagggaacaactgatagttgggtTGTCaaactcgcgaaaaagtgatagtttagatgtgtttttgaccattagctCTTCAAACAGCCAGAATTAGGCATATTAACTCTGAAAGTAAAGCCAAGCTGTTGTTTTCTGCTTTCTACTTTATAGTTTGAAAcatatttttttcaaattgaaCATGTGAGATGAGTCTGACTCTTTTAAAAAGACGGTGCTCAAAGAAAGTTTGAGTATAGGTGTGATACTGTTGTTCGTTTGCATGAGCATAGTTGTGAATTTGATCCAGTTTCAAGTTTACTATCCAGAGTTTCTTTGGCTTTTGCAACATTGTTGTGCTGATGTTGTATGATTTATTAAAACTTTGGTAGTCTGTTTCTTTTGAGTTTGCAAGATTCTTCTTTTGCTGGCTGCATCCGTCGCACATGACTATGTACTCTTTACGTAGCGTTCTTATGTTATGCGAAGAAGAGCTTCTTGGTGAGGATTTGTTTGAATTAGCTTTTTTAGACATAGTGTAGTTACCGGACTTTGGTAAGATTGTAATTGTTCTTTTCTCTGGAAAGGAAGGTGCGGGAAATTTAACTTAATGTTGAAGATTGACCGTGAAGTGAGTTTAGATGGGATGGTGGTGCCTAAATGCAGGCAATTCAGATTTAGGTTTAGTCCTCTAGTGATGGTATGCAGATGTAACATATAGAATTAAAATGAAACGGCTGAAATTAAAGATTGCTCTGGGAGTGTTGTGGATAGCAAGGTGAAGTGAAAAGCAAGTCCTACAGAACAATTGTAAGATCATTATCGATATGTGTGTAAATGTTTGGTCTCCAAGGTCGAGCATGTCCACTAGATGAATGTCGTAGAGATGTGGACGTTTAGATGGATCTGCAGTCATTCCAGATTGgacaagattaaaaaaaataaataaagatgaTCACGTCCAATAGAGTATGCAAATAATACGCGTAGAGGATAATGTGCGATAAGGTCATTCGAGATGGTTTTTCCATGTCATATGTAGACCTTAATATGCACCACTGAGTAAGTGTGATAATATGACGATTGAAGTTGATAAACAGAGTCGTGGTATACCTAAAATCACTTGGGAGAAGTTACCTAAAAAGATGTACATTTTTCATAATCGATACGAGTTAGCTAAGAAGAGTGCTCGATGGAAGCAAAGGATCTATATGAGCAATACAAGCCAATTGGATTAAAGACTTATGGTTGTTATACTTAAGTTAGACTGTTTGttattaggttttttttttttttttttaaagtttgaaACTCGTATATGTTAGTGTACGTGCGAGATAAAGAAACTTTAGTTTTAGAAACTCTCGAATTTAAGACAAATTATTTAGTGTTGTAATGAAATCCATCTAAATAGAGCAAATAGACATAGGGGATCCATATAGACAACTTCAAAGGATCCATATAGACAACTTCAACTAATCGAGATTAAGGTGTAGTTGCTTGTTAATGTTTTTCTCTAAATCAATCTTTTGCAGAAAAGTTGACGATATGGAGCACAATGAGACAGGATGCCAACCCCATCCAGAAGGCCCTATTTTGTGCATTAACAACTGCGGTTTCTTTGGAAGTGCTGCAAGCATGAATATGTGCTCCAAGTGTTACAAGGACATGATTCTGAAACAGGAACAATCAAAGCTTGCAGCGTCGTCAATTGAAAACCTTGTAAATGGGTCAACAAGTGAGAAGGGGCCAGTTGTTGTTGGCTCTGTGGATGTGCAACCTGCTTTGCTGCAAACAAAATCTGTTGCTTTTTCATCACCTCCATCTTCAAGTTCTGGTGAGGCTGCTGAATCGAAGGTTAAGGAGGGTCCTAGCCGGTGCAGCGCTTGCAAGAGAAAGGTTGGTTTGACTGGATTCAAATGCCGCTGTGGTAACCTTTATTGTGGATCACACCGCTACTCAGACAAACATGACTGCCAGTTTGACTACCGCTCAGCTGCACGCGATGCTATAGCAAAGGCCAATCCTGTTGTTAACgcagaaaaacttgacaaaatcTAAAAGGGGTTATTGTTCTCATATTTGATGTGTACTTTTAGTCTAAAGAGGACTTCCTCTGATTGGCTACCTATCATGTGATATCTTGTTAAATGGGAGTCAAGTCTATTTAAGAAACATCTACAGGCTGAAGAACTCCTGTTTATTGTCATAGGTAGAATTTGTTTGTTCACTCCAGTTTCAAGTCTTTGTATGTGCTGGTTTGGTGAATATTTAATTAGGTTTGTTATGTGTCATTCTGTGGTTCACATGGCTAACGTCCATGCAATTGTAATCTGGCATTGTAAATTATTCGCATGAATCTCTTATATGGCTTCACTTGCTCTAATGCATAATGTATTATCATTAACTTGATGCTTTATAGGTGTTTCGCATCTGTTCCCATTGGTAAGTTTTCTTCTTTTTGAAAGACCTGCTTCTGCAACTAGATTTACCGTATAATGGTGTTGAAGTATGCTAGTGTTTAAGTGGCGGCATGTGTTTTGGACTAATCATGTTTTGTGAGTTCACATGAGTTTGACTGGGGTTGTTTTCCGGTAGGACTTAGTTAGAGAACCATGAATAGTGTAACTCGCAGTTGTTGCTGTATGTTCTGTTTCTTTCTTGGATTTTGGTGAATCACATTCAGTGGACTGATAATTCTGGAGAAAGATGAGAAACACTAGAGACCAGGAGCTTTCTTCGTGGTACTTCACCACTCCATCGCTCTGGCTTTTCGCTTTTAAAATTAAGGAAGTCTGGGTTAGTAATCATTAGTTTCCTTGTCCGATTTCTTGAAATTTTGCGTATGGATCAACTGTATGTGCTGATAATTCGATGCCAAAGGCTAACTGACGTGTTAATATTTTGCTGAGTGCGTTTGAGGTTTTTGTGCAATTTTCTGCCTTGAAAAGGGTTATCGATGGAGTAATCTAACAGTCTTGTTGCTACTGAACCAAGGAGGCTCTCTTTGGGAGAGAACTTTGTCCATATAACAGCAAATTGGTGATATTGTTTTTTGTTTTAAACTGGTAACATcaaattgttgatattgttatggCTAGCGTATGACTTGTAATTCCCATTATTTGTTTTGGAAGTTCCTTGTCGAGTGTGAAATCTTGAGCAGCATTGCAAAATATCGACTTTGAACCTGTTGGCACTTCCTTTTGTTATAATTAAGTCTCttagatttgaaaaaaaaaaaaaaagaggtagcTTAGATGTTTTGTAATTTTCCCAGATCATATGGTTGATTGAACCAGCACTAATGCATTGACTCCCATCAGAACTTTGATTATTGCTGGTTCAATCAACTATATCATCTGGGAAAATTACAAAACATCTGAGGGGATTGAGGCATAGTTGTGGGTCAAGTGCGATTGAAAATTCGGGTCTTAAATTGCTTACGAACTTCAAACATGACATTCATGTTTGAAGTTGGGCTTGCCAAACCTGACATATTGCTTGTGCAGTTCAAGCTTCACATATTTAGGTCTAATGTTAGGTTTGATAGTTCCCAACTTCAGACGGAAGTTTGAACTACCAAGCCCGGTGTTAACCCATAGTTGAAGTTGACATAAGTCCAACCCCGTAGAGGAACCAAATATCGAGTAATAAAGACACGAAACTGCTTGGTGGTTGATGAGCTTTAATCACGGCATACAAAGTGTATTCGACATTGTCTTATGTGGAATATACACAATGTTAGTTCAGTCCAAATTGATTATTCTCTCGAATTGTTTTGTTCCAAAATCATGCTTCCAAAACCTCCATGAGTGAAGCCTAATTTTTGTTGAACCAGAAATAATTGGTCTTGCCACAAAATAGAAAACAGAACAACATGTAGGAGGAAAAGCACAAACAGCGGCTACAGGTAAACTAGATAAAACTTAAATAGCACATGTAAAATCGGCTAGCGGATACAACTCCTACTGTTGTTGTGTATATAGTTGATTGAACTTGAACGACCTCTGTGATTCATTTGGCACAATTGCATTCTAGACATGCTGCTACAATTGATAAAGGGTGTCTACACAACGCTATGATCTCCTCCAGTTCATAGGCCAAAAAACATAAGAATTTATTATTGGCAAAGCTTAAGGCCATGCAGGATCGGTCACTTGATAATTTTTTTAATCACATCACAGTTGTGTTTGCCTGAAACTCTTCAATAACCGGGAAAAAGAAAGACTAGTTTAGTTTTAATGTTGCAGTATACCATGTTATTATAACATCTTAATCACATTCTCAGAACAGGGATTACAATGTTATTATAACATCTAATGCAGTTTACAAAAAGGGTAAGAGGATTTATCCTCAACCTCCTGTGTTTCCCACAAGAACTTGCACACTCATCAACCAACAAATGTTTCACCAAAAACTCGCTCTCATTTTAAAGGGGGGTCGCAAAACAGAAATGCTACTCAGTGAAGAAGCCTAACATAAAGCCACCGGATTCAGTGTCAGAACTTGGTCATGACACTGAAATGCCACTGGATTCAGCTTCAAGGTACTTGCACATCCGCTCCATAACCTCTCTACCCTTTGCGCTGTTTGCCTGGAACTTCTCCACGCATCTCTGCTCTATTTTCTCTGCCATAGAAGCCAGTGCTGACAAGGGCTTAATCTTAATACTAGTTTCCTGCTTGCAGACTGTCCATGAATTTGGATTATCAGGATGCGGATCATATCTAATTTTCTCCTTTTCTCCTCCACCTCAATAAAATTCTGGAGACAGATGTTACGAGTAGAGAGTTGCATTGACCAACATTGTGCATCGACAACAGTTGATTCAACACAGTGGCAGATATTTTGACCAATTTGCGAACAAACCACGGCCCAGGTGCATGTATAGTGACAGCACGAGTTGTGTAAAGCTTCCCTGAGCTGGGGTCAAGCCTGTGATTCAACGTATCAACCTCAAGGATGTGGGATAGGGCACGTTTATTCGCAGGATCAGCAAACTTGCGCCAGGATGCAGAAGTAACTCGTTCCCATGGGTGCCTGTAAGTATGCTCTTGTGAATATGCTCTGACCATCTTGTTTCTCTTGGTCTTTGGCACCTGAACAAGCGAGCAGTAGAAGTCACGTAAATTCAAAATCTAGTTGCGGGATGGAGGTGGCTGCAAACTTATCAATATACTTTGCTTTAAAAAGAGTTTCACCCTAAAGCATTTACATTTAGAAGCATATATGCGTCTAGCATTTTCATCTGACTTCCTTTGCATGAGCAATGATAAGTACAGAAGTATAGTTCTATGAAAATATATCATGAACTCCCACTTAAATGTTGAAGATCAGAATCTCCTGCCTATTAATTTCTAAGAGCACAAAAAATAGAACCTAGCGGGAAAAGCATTTGTGCTGCAGCTGAAAACAAGGTACGCACCACCGTTCTTCTTGGAGTACCACTTAACTTCCTTTTTCAAAACTTCTACCAACTTTTTGTTCATTTTCTAAATAACCCATAAACACAAAGAAACTACAATGACCAGTATTAAGTTGCAAATGGAAATGCATTAACCTTCGTGCAAGTCTTTGGCTAAGAGAGTAAGTTCCCTAAAGGACCCGGCCATCCATTATCACTCGTACAACATAGAAGATAAATTTATCTTTCTAGCTAGACTATTAGAGAAGTACTCAGAAAGACCCAACTTGCCTTCTCACTTGGCTAAAAGAGGTACTATGATTTAAGCATAAATGTATCATTCACTCAAATATGTTCTCTTTTTCAGGTGATCTTTCAAACTCACAGATCATATAAATCAGACCATAAAAAATTGCTTAATAAATGATCAAATACTATAAGCTCTGATATTTAGCCACACATCATAGACCTATACTCATGCTTGCACAAAACTAGCTTGTGACTTCACCTTAGAGCTCCAAATTAGACACATCAAAAACAAGTTAGACCCATCTATTAAGTT
The sequence above is a segment of the Lycium barbarum isolate Lr01 chromosome 6, ASM1917538v2, whole genome shotgun sequence genome. Coding sequences within it:
- the LOC132644024 gene encoding zinc finger A20 and AN1 domain-containing stress-associated protein 8-like produces the protein MEHNETGCQPHPEGPILCINNCGFFGSAASMNMCSKCYKDMILKQEQSKLAASSIENLVNGSTSEKGPVVVGSVDVQPALLQTKSVAFSSPPSSSSGEAAESKVKEGPSRCSACKRKVGLTGFKCRCGNLYCGSHRYSDKHDCQFDYRSAARDAIAKANPVVNAEKLDKI